The proteins below come from a single Corylus avellana chromosome ca3, CavTom2PMs-1.0 genomic window:
- the LOC132175322 gene encoding uncharacterized protein LOC132175322 — translation MAFLLPNISPSLLLHHKPKEKIFIHQSFSPQSKSDSPSPLSLTSPSAASTAGLQTPPPLQGVAKVNTPPGAQDNHQKDDFYLNLGLAVRTLREDLPLLFTKDLSYDIYRDDITFVDPLNTFSGIEKYKLIFWALRFHGKILFREISLEVYRIWQPSENVILIRWNLKGVPRVPWEAKGQFQGTSRYKLDRNGKIYEHKVDNLAFNFPQRLKPAVSVLDLVGACPASPNPTFLFGPADVYTSSWLQFYRAVRETLDQESCFLSQDGLVTCS, via the exons TTTTCTTCTACCCAacatctctccctctcttcttctccatCACAAACCCAAGGAAAAAATCTTCATTCACCAATCATTTTCCCCCCAATCAAAATCCGATTCTccctctcccctctccctcaCTTCGCCTTCTGCAGCCTCCACCGCCGGCCTCCAAACCCCTCCCCCACTCCAGGGCGTGGCTAAGGTTAACACTCCTCCCGGTGCGCAGGATAACCACCAGAAGGACGATTTTTATCTCAACCTTGGCCTTGCTGTACGGACTCTCCGTGAAGACCTCCCTTTGCTATTCACCAAGGACCTCAGTTATGATATTTACAG GGACGATATTACATTTGTAGACCCGTTGAACACGTTTAGCGGTATTGAAAAGTACAAATTGATCTTCTGGGCATTGAGATTTCATGGCAAAATTCTGTTCCGCGAGATTTCACTTGAGGTATATAGGATTTGGCAACCTTCAGAGAATGTGATTTTGATAAGGTGGAACTTGAAGGGCGTCCCCCGGGTTCCATGGGAGGCCAAAGGGCAGTTTCAGGGCACGTCCAGGTATAAATTGGATCGAAACGGCAAAATTTACGAACACAAGGTTGACAATTTAGCGTTTAATTTCCCCCAGCGGCTCAAACCGGCTGTTTCAGTGTTGGATTTGGTCGGCGCTTGCCCGGCGAGTCCCAATCCGACATTTTTGTTTGGGCCGGCGGATGTTTATACATCTTCGTGGTTGCAGTTTTATCGGGCTGTAAGGGAGACATTGGATCAAGAAAGCTGCTTTCTTTCACAAGATGGTTTGGTTACTTGTTCATAG